One window from the genome of Clupea harengus chromosome 19, Ch_v2.0.2, whole genome shotgun sequence encodes:
- the kat2b gene encoding histone acetyltransferase KAT2B isoform X1: MSESAGVPQGSPAVGASGSAPAAPGAGGTECSGSAVGSARIAVKKAQLRSSPRPKKLEKLGVYSSCKAEGACKCNGWKSQNPPPTPPPPTPPRAEQPVAVNLLEPCRSCSHSLSDHVTHLEHVSEEEVNRLLGMALDVEYLYNCVHKEEDPDTKQVYFSLFKLLKKSILQMGIPAVEAVESPPFEKPSIEQGVNNFVQYKFSHLPSRERQTIVELAKMFLNQINYWQLETPSQRRQRAPADDAASYKVNYTRWLCYCNVPQFCDSLPRYESTQGFGRTLLRSVFPVMRKQLLQQARHEKDKLPPEKRTLILTHFPKFLSMLEEEVYSNSSPIWSEEFLVGSSGDQVPIHTVLSATTVARPPYSSSSPSPVESVGMGGGSPACKLASVLERSPAGAEKRRLAEVLLSQEDCKRARVIGDIPMELINDVMATITDPSAMLGPEQTSLLSAHSARDEAARMEERRGVIEFHVIGNSLTQKPNKKVLMWLVGLQNVFSHQLPRMPKEYITRLVFDPKHKTLSLIKDGRVIGGICFRMFPSQGFTEIVFCAVTSNEQVKGYGTHLMNHLKEYHIKHNILNFLTYADEYAIGYFKKQGFSKDIKVSKAKYMGYIKDYEGATLMGCALNPNIPYTEFSVIIKKQKEIIKKMIERKQAQIRKVYPGLSCFKEGVRQIPIESIPGIRETGWKPLGKGKELKDPEQLYSTLKNVLQQAKTHQSAWPFMEPVKKSEAPGYYQVIRFPMDLKTMSERLKSRYYTTRKLFMADMQRIFTNCREYNPPESEYYKCASLLEKFFYTKIKEAGLIDK, encoded by the exons ATGTCGGAAAGCGCAGGGGTCCCGCAGGGTTCCCCGGCAGTCGGAGCCTCGGGTTCGGCCCCGGCAGCGCCTGGAGCCGGGGGAACGGAGTGTTCGGGCTCGGCGGTCGGATCTGCACGTATCGCCGTCAAGAAGGCGcagctccgctcctctccgcgACCGAAGAAACTAGAGAAACTAGGAGTGTATTCTTCCTGCAAG gctGAGGGAGCATGCAAATGTAATGGGTGGAAGAGCCAGAAccctccccccactccccccccacccacgcCTCCGCGGGCCGAGCAGCCTGTGGCCGTCAACCTGTTGGAGCCCTGTCGCAGCTGTAGCCACTCCCTCA gtgatcatgtgactcATCTGGAGCATGTctcggaggaggaggtgaataGGCTGCTGGGAATGGCGTTAGATGTGGAGTATCTCTACAACTGCGTGCACAAGGAGGAGGACCCAGACACCAAGCAGGTCTACTTCTCCCTCTTCAAG ctcCTGAAGAAATCTATTCTGCAGATGGGAATCCCAGCAGTAGAAGCTGTAGAGAGTCCTCCATTTGAGAAGCCCAGCATCGAACAG GGAGTGAACAACTTTGTGCAGTATAAGTTCAGTCACCTCCCCTCCAGGGAGCGCCAGACCATCGTGGAGTTGGCCAAGATGTTCCTGAACCAGATCAACTACTGGCAGCTGGAGACCCCCTCCCAGAGGAGACAGCGGGCGCCCGCTGATGATGCGGCCAGCTACAAGGTCAACTACACCAG gTGGCTGTGCTACTGTAACGTCCCCCAGTTCTGTGACAGCCTGCCGCGCTACGAGTCGACTCAGGGGTTCGGACGCACGCTGCTGCGCTCCGTCTTCCCCGTCATGAGGAAGCAGCTCCTGCAGCAGGCGCGCCACGAGAAGGACAAACTGCCCCCCGAGAAACgcacactcatcctcacacacttccccaa ATTTCTGTCTATGCTTGAAGAGGAGGTGTATAGTAATAGTTCTCCCATCTGGAGTGAAGAGTTCCTCGTTGGTTCCTCTGGTGACCAAGTACCCATTcatacag TTCTAAGTGCCACTACGGTAGCCAGGCCACCCTActccagcagcagccccagtccAGTGGAGTCcgtggggatggggggaggtaGCCCCGCCTGCAAGCTGGCCTCAGTGCTCGAGAggagcccag caggtGCTGAGAAGCGCAGGCTGGCAGAAGTGCTCCTCTCCCAGGAGGACTGTAAGCGCGCTCGAGTGATCGGAGACATTCCCATGGAGCTCATCAACGACGTCATGGCAACCATCACTGACCCCTCAGCCATGCTGGGACCAGag CAGACGTCCCTGCTGTCGGCTCATTCTGCGCGTGACGAGGCGGCCCGCATGGAGGAGCGCAGGGGGGTGATTGAGTTCCACGTGATCGGGAACTCCCTGACCCAGAAGCCCAACAAGAAGGTCCTCATGTGGCTGGTGGGCCTGCAGAACGTCTTCTCCCACCAGCTGCCACGCATGCCCAAGGAGTACATCACACGCCTCGTCTTCGACCC GAAGCACAAGACGTTGTCTCTCATCAAAGATGGTCGTGTGATTGGTGGGATCTGCTTCCGGATGTTTCCGTCGCAGGGCTTCACTGAGATTGTCTTCTGCGCCGTCACCTCCAACGAGCAGGTCAAG GGCTATGGGACTCACCTGATGAACCATCTGAAGGAGTATCACATTAAGCACAATATCCTCAACTTCCTCACCTACGCAGACGAGTACGCCATTGGGTACTTCAAGAAGCAG GGCTTCTCCAAGGACATCAAGGTGTCCAAGGCCAAGTACATGGGCTACATCAAAGACTATGAGGGCGCCACCCTCATGGGCTGTGCCCTCAACCCCAACATCCCCTACACGGAGTTCTCTGTCATTATCAAGAAGCAGAAAGag attatTAAGAAGATGATTGAGCGGAAACAGGCTCAGATCCGTAAAGTGTATCCAGGCCTGTCCTGTTTTAAGGAGGGAGTTAGGCAGATTCCCATTGAGAGTATTCCCGGTATCC GGGAGACTGGCTGGAAACCTTTAGGTAAAGG GAAGGAGCTGAAGGATCCAGAGCAGCTGTACAGCACCTTAAAGAACGTACTACAGCAGGccaag aCTCACCAGAGTGCTTGGCCTTTCATGGAGCCGGTGAAGAAGAGTGAGGCCCCAGGGTATTACCAGGTCATCCGCTTCCCTatgg ACCTGAAGACGATGAGTGAGCGCCTGAAGAGCCGGTACTACACCACACGGAAGCTCTTCATGGCCGACATGCAGCGGATCTTTACCAACTGTCGCGAGTACAACCCTCCCGAGAGCGAGTACTACAAGTGCGCCAGCCTCCTGGAGAAGTTCTTCTACACCAAGATCAAAGAGGCGGGGCTCATCGACAAGTAG
- the kat2b gene encoding histone acetyltransferase KAT2B isoform X2: protein MSESAGVPQGSPAVGASGSAPAAPGAGGTECSGSAVGSARIAVKKAQLRSSPRPKKLEKLGVYSSCKAEGACKCNGWKSQNPPPTPPPPTPPRAEQPVAVNLLEPCRSCSHSLSDHVTHLEHVSEEEVNRLLGMALDVEYLYNCVHKEEDPDTKQVYFSLFKLLKKSILQMGIPAVEAVESPPFEKPSIEQGVNNFVQYKFSHLPSRERQTIVELAKMFLNQINYWQLETPSQRRQRAPADDAASYKVNYTRWLCYCNVPQFCDSLPRYESTQGFGRTLLRSVFPVMRKQLLQQARHEKDKLPPEKRTLILTHFPKFLSMLEEEVYSNSSPIWSEEFLVGSSGDQVPIHTVLSATTVARPPYSSSSPSPVESVGMGGGSPACKLASVLERSPAGAEKRRLAEVLLSQEDCKRARVIGDIPMELINDVMATITDPSAMLGPETSLLSAHSARDEAARMEERRGVIEFHVIGNSLTQKPNKKVLMWLVGLQNVFSHQLPRMPKEYITRLVFDPKHKTLSLIKDGRVIGGICFRMFPSQGFTEIVFCAVTSNEQVKGYGTHLMNHLKEYHIKHNILNFLTYADEYAIGYFKKQGFSKDIKVSKAKYMGYIKDYEGATLMGCALNPNIPYTEFSVIIKKQKEIIKKMIERKQAQIRKVYPGLSCFKEGVRQIPIESIPGIRETGWKPLGKGKELKDPEQLYSTLKNVLQQAKTHQSAWPFMEPVKKSEAPGYYQVIRFPMDLKTMSERLKSRYYTTRKLFMADMQRIFTNCREYNPPESEYYKCASLLEKFFYTKIKEAGLIDK, encoded by the exons ATGTCGGAAAGCGCAGGGGTCCCGCAGGGTTCCCCGGCAGTCGGAGCCTCGGGTTCGGCCCCGGCAGCGCCTGGAGCCGGGGGAACGGAGTGTTCGGGCTCGGCGGTCGGATCTGCACGTATCGCCGTCAAGAAGGCGcagctccgctcctctccgcgACCGAAGAAACTAGAGAAACTAGGAGTGTATTCTTCCTGCAAG gctGAGGGAGCATGCAAATGTAATGGGTGGAAGAGCCAGAAccctccccccactccccccccacccacgcCTCCGCGGGCCGAGCAGCCTGTGGCCGTCAACCTGTTGGAGCCCTGTCGCAGCTGTAGCCACTCCCTCA gtgatcatgtgactcATCTGGAGCATGTctcggaggaggaggtgaataGGCTGCTGGGAATGGCGTTAGATGTGGAGTATCTCTACAACTGCGTGCACAAGGAGGAGGACCCAGACACCAAGCAGGTCTACTTCTCCCTCTTCAAG ctcCTGAAGAAATCTATTCTGCAGATGGGAATCCCAGCAGTAGAAGCTGTAGAGAGTCCTCCATTTGAGAAGCCCAGCATCGAACAG GGAGTGAACAACTTTGTGCAGTATAAGTTCAGTCACCTCCCCTCCAGGGAGCGCCAGACCATCGTGGAGTTGGCCAAGATGTTCCTGAACCAGATCAACTACTGGCAGCTGGAGACCCCCTCCCAGAGGAGACAGCGGGCGCCCGCTGATGATGCGGCCAGCTACAAGGTCAACTACACCAG gTGGCTGTGCTACTGTAACGTCCCCCAGTTCTGTGACAGCCTGCCGCGCTACGAGTCGACTCAGGGGTTCGGACGCACGCTGCTGCGCTCCGTCTTCCCCGTCATGAGGAAGCAGCTCCTGCAGCAGGCGCGCCACGAGAAGGACAAACTGCCCCCCGAGAAACgcacactcatcctcacacacttccccaa ATTTCTGTCTATGCTTGAAGAGGAGGTGTATAGTAATAGTTCTCCCATCTGGAGTGAAGAGTTCCTCGTTGGTTCCTCTGGTGACCAAGTACCCATTcatacag TTCTAAGTGCCACTACGGTAGCCAGGCCACCCTActccagcagcagccccagtccAGTGGAGTCcgtggggatggggggaggtaGCCCCGCCTGCAAGCTGGCCTCAGTGCTCGAGAggagcccag caggtGCTGAGAAGCGCAGGCTGGCAGAAGTGCTCCTCTCCCAGGAGGACTGTAAGCGCGCTCGAGTGATCGGAGACATTCCCATGGAGCTCATCAACGACGTCATGGCAACCATCACTGACCCCTCAGCCATGCTGGGACCAGag ACGTCCCTGCTGTCGGCTCATTCTGCGCGTGACGAGGCGGCCCGCATGGAGGAGCGCAGGGGGGTGATTGAGTTCCACGTGATCGGGAACTCCCTGACCCAGAAGCCCAACAAGAAGGTCCTCATGTGGCTGGTGGGCCTGCAGAACGTCTTCTCCCACCAGCTGCCACGCATGCCCAAGGAGTACATCACACGCCTCGTCTTCGACCC GAAGCACAAGACGTTGTCTCTCATCAAAGATGGTCGTGTGATTGGTGGGATCTGCTTCCGGATGTTTCCGTCGCAGGGCTTCACTGAGATTGTCTTCTGCGCCGTCACCTCCAACGAGCAGGTCAAG GGCTATGGGACTCACCTGATGAACCATCTGAAGGAGTATCACATTAAGCACAATATCCTCAACTTCCTCACCTACGCAGACGAGTACGCCATTGGGTACTTCAAGAAGCAG GGCTTCTCCAAGGACATCAAGGTGTCCAAGGCCAAGTACATGGGCTACATCAAAGACTATGAGGGCGCCACCCTCATGGGCTGTGCCCTCAACCCCAACATCCCCTACACGGAGTTCTCTGTCATTATCAAGAAGCAGAAAGag attatTAAGAAGATGATTGAGCGGAAACAGGCTCAGATCCGTAAAGTGTATCCAGGCCTGTCCTGTTTTAAGGAGGGAGTTAGGCAGATTCCCATTGAGAGTATTCCCGGTATCC GGGAGACTGGCTGGAAACCTTTAGGTAAAGG GAAGGAGCTGAAGGATCCAGAGCAGCTGTACAGCACCTTAAAGAACGTACTACAGCAGGccaag aCTCACCAGAGTGCTTGGCCTTTCATGGAGCCGGTGAAGAAGAGTGAGGCCCCAGGGTATTACCAGGTCATCCGCTTCCCTatgg ACCTGAAGACGATGAGTGAGCGCCTGAAGAGCCGGTACTACACCACACGGAAGCTCTTCATGGCCGACATGCAGCGGATCTTTACCAACTGTCGCGAGTACAACCCTCCCGAGAGCGAGTACTACAAGTGCGCCAGCCTCCTGGAGAAGTTCTTCTACACCAAGATCAAAGAGGCGGGGCTCATCGACAAGTAG
- the kat2b gene encoding histone acetyltransferase KAT2B isoform X4 has translation MSESAGVPQGSPAVGASGSAPAAPGAGGTECSGSAVGSARIAVKKAQLRSSPRPKKLEKLGVYSSCKAEGACKCNGWKSQNPPPTPPPPTPPRAEQPVAVNLLEPCRSCSHSLSDHVTHLEHVSEEEVNRLLGMALDVEYLYNCVHKEEDPDTKQVYFSLFKLLKKSILQMGIPAVEAVESPPFEKPSIEQGVNNFVQYKFSHLPSRERQTIVELAKMFLNQINYWQLETPSQRRQRAPADDAASYKVNYTRWLCYCNVPQFCDSLPRYESTQGFGRTLLRSVFPVMRKQLLQQARHEKDKLPPEKRTLILTHFPKFLSMLEEEVYSNSSPIWSEEFLVGSSGDQVPIHTVLSATTVARPPYSSSSPSPVESVGMGGGSPACKLASVLERSPGAEKRRLAEVLLSQEDCKRARVIGDIPMELINDVMATITDPSAMLGPETSLLSAHSARDEAARMEERRGVIEFHVIGNSLTQKPNKKVLMWLVGLQNVFSHQLPRMPKEYITRLVFDPKHKTLSLIKDGRVIGGICFRMFPSQGFTEIVFCAVTSNEQVKGYGTHLMNHLKEYHIKHNILNFLTYADEYAIGYFKKQGFSKDIKVSKAKYMGYIKDYEGATLMGCALNPNIPYTEFSVIIKKQKEIIKKMIERKQAQIRKVYPGLSCFKEGVRQIPIESIPGIRETGWKPLGKGKELKDPEQLYSTLKNVLQQAKTHQSAWPFMEPVKKSEAPGYYQVIRFPMDLKTMSERLKSRYYTTRKLFMADMQRIFTNCREYNPPESEYYKCASLLEKFFYTKIKEAGLIDK, from the exons ATGTCGGAAAGCGCAGGGGTCCCGCAGGGTTCCCCGGCAGTCGGAGCCTCGGGTTCGGCCCCGGCAGCGCCTGGAGCCGGGGGAACGGAGTGTTCGGGCTCGGCGGTCGGATCTGCACGTATCGCCGTCAAGAAGGCGcagctccgctcctctccgcgACCGAAGAAACTAGAGAAACTAGGAGTGTATTCTTCCTGCAAG gctGAGGGAGCATGCAAATGTAATGGGTGGAAGAGCCAGAAccctccccccactccccccccacccacgcCTCCGCGGGCCGAGCAGCCTGTGGCCGTCAACCTGTTGGAGCCCTGTCGCAGCTGTAGCCACTCCCTCA gtgatcatgtgactcATCTGGAGCATGTctcggaggaggaggtgaataGGCTGCTGGGAATGGCGTTAGATGTGGAGTATCTCTACAACTGCGTGCACAAGGAGGAGGACCCAGACACCAAGCAGGTCTACTTCTCCCTCTTCAAG ctcCTGAAGAAATCTATTCTGCAGATGGGAATCCCAGCAGTAGAAGCTGTAGAGAGTCCTCCATTTGAGAAGCCCAGCATCGAACAG GGAGTGAACAACTTTGTGCAGTATAAGTTCAGTCACCTCCCCTCCAGGGAGCGCCAGACCATCGTGGAGTTGGCCAAGATGTTCCTGAACCAGATCAACTACTGGCAGCTGGAGACCCCCTCCCAGAGGAGACAGCGGGCGCCCGCTGATGATGCGGCCAGCTACAAGGTCAACTACACCAG gTGGCTGTGCTACTGTAACGTCCCCCAGTTCTGTGACAGCCTGCCGCGCTACGAGTCGACTCAGGGGTTCGGACGCACGCTGCTGCGCTCCGTCTTCCCCGTCATGAGGAAGCAGCTCCTGCAGCAGGCGCGCCACGAGAAGGACAAACTGCCCCCCGAGAAACgcacactcatcctcacacacttccccaa ATTTCTGTCTATGCTTGAAGAGGAGGTGTATAGTAATAGTTCTCCCATCTGGAGTGAAGAGTTCCTCGTTGGTTCCTCTGGTGACCAAGTACCCATTcatacag TTCTAAGTGCCACTACGGTAGCCAGGCCACCCTActccagcagcagccccagtccAGTGGAGTCcgtggggatggggggaggtaGCCCCGCCTGCAAGCTGGCCTCAGTGCTCGAGAggagcccag gtGCTGAGAAGCGCAGGCTGGCAGAAGTGCTCCTCTCCCAGGAGGACTGTAAGCGCGCTCGAGTGATCGGAGACATTCCCATGGAGCTCATCAACGACGTCATGGCAACCATCACTGACCCCTCAGCCATGCTGGGACCAGag ACGTCCCTGCTGTCGGCTCATTCTGCGCGTGACGAGGCGGCCCGCATGGAGGAGCGCAGGGGGGTGATTGAGTTCCACGTGATCGGGAACTCCCTGACCCAGAAGCCCAACAAGAAGGTCCTCATGTGGCTGGTGGGCCTGCAGAACGTCTTCTCCCACCAGCTGCCACGCATGCCCAAGGAGTACATCACACGCCTCGTCTTCGACCC GAAGCACAAGACGTTGTCTCTCATCAAAGATGGTCGTGTGATTGGTGGGATCTGCTTCCGGATGTTTCCGTCGCAGGGCTTCACTGAGATTGTCTTCTGCGCCGTCACCTCCAACGAGCAGGTCAAG GGCTATGGGACTCACCTGATGAACCATCTGAAGGAGTATCACATTAAGCACAATATCCTCAACTTCCTCACCTACGCAGACGAGTACGCCATTGGGTACTTCAAGAAGCAG GGCTTCTCCAAGGACATCAAGGTGTCCAAGGCCAAGTACATGGGCTACATCAAAGACTATGAGGGCGCCACCCTCATGGGCTGTGCCCTCAACCCCAACATCCCCTACACGGAGTTCTCTGTCATTATCAAGAAGCAGAAAGag attatTAAGAAGATGATTGAGCGGAAACAGGCTCAGATCCGTAAAGTGTATCCAGGCCTGTCCTGTTTTAAGGAGGGAGTTAGGCAGATTCCCATTGAGAGTATTCCCGGTATCC GGGAGACTGGCTGGAAACCTTTAGGTAAAGG GAAGGAGCTGAAGGATCCAGAGCAGCTGTACAGCACCTTAAAGAACGTACTACAGCAGGccaag aCTCACCAGAGTGCTTGGCCTTTCATGGAGCCGGTGAAGAAGAGTGAGGCCCCAGGGTATTACCAGGTCATCCGCTTCCCTatgg ACCTGAAGACGATGAGTGAGCGCCTGAAGAGCCGGTACTACACCACACGGAAGCTCTTCATGGCCGACATGCAGCGGATCTTTACCAACTGTCGCGAGTACAACCCTCCCGAGAGCGAGTACTACAAGTGCGCCAGCCTCCTGGAGAAGTTCTTCTACACCAAGATCAAAGAGGCGGGGCTCATCGACAAGTAG
- the kat2b gene encoding histone acetyltransferase KAT2B isoform X3 — MSESAGVPQGSPAVGASGSAPAAPGAGGTECSGSAVGSARIAVKKAQLRSSPRPKKLEKLGVYSSCKAEGACKCNGWKSQNPPPTPPPPTPPRAEQPVAVNLLEPCRSCSHSLSDHVTHLEHVSEEEVNRLLGMALDVEYLYNCVHKEEDPDTKQVYFSLFKLLKKSILQMGIPAVEAVESPPFEKPSIEQGVNNFVQYKFSHLPSRERQTIVELAKMFLNQINYWQLETPSQRRQRAPADDAASYKVNYTRWLCYCNVPQFCDSLPRYESTQGFGRTLLRSVFPVMRKQLLQQARHEKDKLPPEKRTLILTHFPKFLSMLEEEVYSNSSPIWSEEFLVGSSGDQVPIHTVLSATTVARPPYSSSSPSPVESVGMGGGSPACKLASVLERSPGAEKRRLAEVLLSQEDCKRARVIGDIPMELINDVMATITDPSAMLGPEQTSLLSAHSARDEAARMEERRGVIEFHVIGNSLTQKPNKKVLMWLVGLQNVFSHQLPRMPKEYITRLVFDPKHKTLSLIKDGRVIGGICFRMFPSQGFTEIVFCAVTSNEQVKGYGTHLMNHLKEYHIKHNILNFLTYADEYAIGYFKKQGFSKDIKVSKAKYMGYIKDYEGATLMGCALNPNIPYTEFSVIIKKQKEIIKKMIERKQAQIRKVYPGLSCFKEGVRQIPIESIPGIRETGWKPLGKGKELKDPEQLYSTLKNVLQQAKTHQSAWPFMEPVKKSEAPGYYQVIRFPMDLKTMSERLKSRYYTTRKLFMADMQRIFTNCREYNPPESEYYKCASLLEKFFYTKIKEAGLIDK; from the exons ATGTCGGAAAGCGCAGGGGTCCCGCAGGGTTCCCCGGCAGTCGGAGCCTCGGGTTCGGCCCCGGCAGCGCCTGGAGCCGGGGGAACGGAGTGTTCGGGCTCGGCGGTCGGATCTGCACGTATCGCCGTCAAGAAGGCGcagctccgctcctctccgcgACCGAAGAAACTAGAGAAACTAGGAGTGTATTCTTCCTGCAAG gctGAGGGAGCATGCAAATGTAATGGGTGGAAGAGCCAGAAccctccccccactccccccccacccacgcCTCCGCGGGCCGAGCAGCCTGTGGCCGTCAACCTGTTGGAGCCCTGTCGCAGCTGTAGCCACTCCCTCA gtgatcatgtgactcATCTGGAGCATGTctcggaggaggaggtgaataGGCTGCTGGGAATGGCGTTAGATGTGGAGTATCTCTACAACTGCGTGCACAAGGAGGAGGACCCAGACACCAAGCAGGTCTACTTCTCCCTCTTCAAG ctcCTGAAGAAATCTATTCTGCAGATGGGAATCCCAGCAGTAGAAGCTGTAGAGAGTCCTCCATTTGAGAAGCCCAGCATCGAACAG GGAGTGAACAACTTTGTGCAGTATAAGTTCAGTCACCTCCCCTCCAGGGAGCGCCAGACCATCGTGGAGTTGGCCAAGATGTTCCTGAACCAGATCAACTACTGGCAGCTGGAGACCCCCTCCCAGAGGAGACAGCGGGCGCCCGCTGATGATGCGGCCAGCTACAAGGTCAACTACACCAG gTGGCTGTGCTACTGTAACGTCCCCCAGTTCTGTGACAGCCTGCCGCGCTACGAGTCGACTCAGGGGTTCGGACGCACGCTGCTGCGCTCCGTCTTCCCCGTCATGAGGAAGCAGCTCCTGCAGCAGGCGCGCCACGAGAAGGACAAACTGCCCCCCGAGAAACgcacactcatcctcacacacttccccaa ATTTCTGTCTATGCTTGAAGAGGAGGTGTATAGTAATAGTTCTCCCATCTGGAGTGAAGAGTTCCTCGTTGGTTCCTCTGGTGACCAAGTACCCATTcatacag TTCTAAGTGCCACTACGGTAGCCAGGCCACCCTActccagcagcagccccagtccAGTGGAGTCcgtggggatggggggaggtaGCCCCGCCTGCAAGCTGGCCTCAGTGCTCGAGAggagcccag gtGCTGAGAAGCGCAGGCTGGCAGAAGTGCTCCTCTCCCAGGAGGACTGTAAGCGCGCTCGAGTGATCGGAGACATTCCCATGGAGCTCATCAACGACGTCATGGCAACCATCACTGACCCCTCAGCCATGCTGGGACCAGag CAGACGTCCCTGCTGTCGGCTCATTCTGCGCGTGACGAGGCGGCCCGCATGGAGGAGCGCAGGGGGGTGATTGAGTTCCACGTGATCGGGAACTCCCTGACCCAGAAGCCCAACAAGAAGGTCCTCATGTGGCTGGTGGGCCTGCAGAACGTCTTCTCCCACCAGCTGCCACGCATGCCCAAGGAGTACATCACACGCCTCGTCTTCGACCC GAAGCACAAGACGTTGTCTCTCATCAAAGATGGTCGTGTGATTGGTGGGATCTGCTTCCGGATGTTTCCGTCGCAGGGCTTCACTGAGATTGTCTTCTGCGCCGTCACCTCCAACGAGCAGGTCAAG GGCTATGGGACTCACCTGATGAACCATCTGAAGGAGTATCACATTAAGCACAATATCCTCAACTTCCTCACCTACGCAGACGAGTACGCCATTGGGTACTTCAAGAAGCAG GGCTTCTCCAAGGACATCAAGGTGTCCAAGGCCAAGTACATGGGCTACATCAAAGACTATGAGGGCGCCACCCTCATGGGCTGTGCCCTCAACCCCAACATCCCCTACACGGAGTTCTCTGTCATTATCAAGAAGCAGAAAGag attatTAAGAAGATGATTGAGCGGAAACAGGCTCAGATCCGTAAAGTGTATCCAGGCCTGTCCTGTTTTAAGGAGGGAGTTAGGCAGATTCCCATTGAGAGTATTCCCGGTATCC GGGAGACTGGCTGGAAACCTTTAGGTAAAGG GAAGGAGCTGAAGGATCCAGAGCAGCTGTACAGCACCTTAAAGAACGTACTACAGCAGGccaag aCTCACCAGAGTGCTTGGCCTTTCATGGAGCCGGTGAAGAAGAGTGAGGCCCCAGGGTATTACCAGGTCATCCGCTTCCCTatgg ACCTGAAGACGATGAGTGAGCGCCTGAAGAGCCGGTACTACACCACACGGAAGCTCTTCATGGCCGACATGCAGCGGATCTTTACCAACTGTCGCGAGTACAACCCTCCCGAGAGCGAGTACTACAAGTGCGCCAGCCTCCTGGAGAAGTTCTTCTACACCAAGATCAAAGAGGCGGGGCTCATCGACAAGTAG